In one Zobellia galactanivorans genomic region, the following are encoded:
- the thiD gene encoding bifunctional hydroxymethylpyrimidine kinase/phosphomethylpyrimidine kinase, which yields MNSTYKSVLTIAGSDSGGCAGIQADIKSISANGAFAASVITATTAQNTQGVFDIHPIPVPHIKKQLKAVLGDIVFGAVKIGMLHSSEVIEAVQETLKEYRIRNIVIDPVMVATSGDRLLNSAALNSLKSFLGDALLITPNLPEAELLIGKKIDSEKLGEAAKEIGNRFQTSVLLKGGHLEVSDQMTDTLFLYETQNTVFIYNNYIATKNTHGTGCTLSSAIAAQLSLGLTLEPAVRKGCSYLNEAIAHGKDRRLGKGHGPVHHFF from the coding sequence ATGAATTCAACTTATAAGAGTGTATTAACCATAGCCGGAAGCGATTCCGGAGGCTGTGCCGGTATTCAGGCCGACATTAAAAGTATCAGTGCCAATGGGGCTTTTGCGGCATCGGTCATAACCGCCACTACGGCCCAGAACACCCAGGGTGTTTTTGACATTCACCCCATACCCGTACCCCATATAAAAAAACAGTTGAAAGCCGTTCTTGGGGATATTGTCTTCGGTGCGGTCAAAATAGGAATGCTCCATTCTTCCGAAGTCATAGAAGCGGTACAAGAAACCCTTAAGGAATACCGTATAAGAAATATCGTCATAGATCCCGTAATGGTGGCCACGTCGGGTGACAGACTCTTGAACTCGGCAGCCCTGAACAGTCTAAAGTCATTTTTGGGCGATGCCCTCCTCATTACCCCTAACCTACCCGAGGCCGAACTCCTGATCGGCAAAAAAATAGATTCCGAAAAACTGGGTGAGGCCGCCAAGGAAATCGGGAATCGATTTCAAACCTCGGTATTATTGAAAGGGGGACACTTGGAAGTCTCAGATCAAATGACCGATACCTTATTTCTTTACGAAACCCAGAACACGGTTTTTATTTATAACAACTACATCGCCACAAAGAACACCCACGGAACTGGTTGCACCCTATCCTCGGCCATTGCGGCACAATTGAGCTTGGGTTTAACTCTAGAACCCGCCGTAAGAAAAGGGTGCTCCTACCTAAATGAAGCCATTGCCCATGGTAAGGACAGACGCCTTGGCAAGGGCCATGGACCCGTTCATCATTTTTTTTGA